One Oryctolagus cuniculus chromosome 7, mOryCun1.1, whole genome shotgun sequence genomic window, CTCtctccgcaccccccccccccccgcctgcacAAATGTTACTGTGAGAACTGAGTAACATAGTGGTTCTCACAGTGGCCACTCATGTACTACACACAGATCAAGCATgtcttagattaaaaaaaaatgcttaatttaTGTTGCACAACCTGGCACCTTGCAGGTGTGcagtggatggatagatgatgaTCAGTGATTCTGAAGGAGCAGTGGTTTCAGAGAGACCTttgggtggcagggctgggctccctggggctggctgcTCACTGGCCTGTGTGGTAggtggagctggctctgtgggaCACAGCAGGGCAGGAAGACTATGATCGCCTGCGGCCTCTCTCCTACCCGGACACGGACGTCATCCTCATGTGCTTCTCCATCGACAGCCCCGACAGTCTAGGTGAGGGTGGTAGAGGGAGGGGACTGACACACCTTGGAATCAGCCAGAGGTAGCTCTGgcccttgggggtggggtggggtggggtggggtgggggaggcaggcggcTTTGGGCCGGTGCAGTGTGAGGGGGGTTGGAGCTGTGAAAGGTACTGTGATTCTGACGGGCCACTGGAGGCACCCACACCTGTTGGGACTTGTCCGTGCAGAAAACATCCCAGAGAAGTGGACCCCGGAGGTGAAGCACTTCTGCCCCAATGTGCCCATCATCCTCGTGGGGAATAAGAAGGACCTGAGGCACGACGAGCAcaccaggagagagctggccaaGATGAAGCAGGTGGGTGGGGCAGAAGTTCCCCTCGAGGGTGCACTCTGAGCAAGAGGGGAGCCTTCTCCGAGGCTCATTGCCCTGTCAGAGGTGACAGTGGTGCTCAGCTCCTAGCCCCAGGTCTAAAGTGACCCGTCCACTCGACATTTTCATTGGTTGCACTTGACTGTCCCTTCTGTCTTTGGAATTGGGTTTGTTAAGATGCACccagagaggctggtgctgtggctcacttggctaatcctccgcctgtggtgctggctccctgggttctagtcccggtcggggtgccagattctgtcccggttgctcctcttccagttcagctctctgctgtggcctgggaaggcagtggaggatggcccaagtggttgggccctgcacccacatgggagaccaggagaagcacctggcacctggctcctggctttggatcggtgcagcgtgccagccctatcaaccatttagggggtgaaccaatggaaggaagacctttctctctgtctctctctctcactgtataactctgcctgtccaaaaaaaaaaaagtgcacccAGAGAGacagcttctgctgcttccctcagGGCAAGGGGTACAGCTGTGTCATCAGAATACCTGGGCAGGTGTGGGCGGGCAGGGATGTGGGAGGGGGGCATGAGAAGTGGCTGGAAGAGGTCCAGGGGGCAAGCAGCTGGTTTATTCAGGAACCAGAGGCCTAGCACAGGTTTAGGGAGTGTGACCTCTCTTACAACTGGAGCCCCATGTCTGGCTCACATGTTGGAAGTCACTCTGGCTGCCCAAGAGGTTGGACTGGAGTGCCAACAGAGGCGGGGAGCCCAGGAAGGAGGTGGCTGGTGCACTCAACCAGGCAGCACATGCCCACCAGGGGCTAGGCCTGGATGGGAGGAAACAGATGGGAGAATTTTGAATGTAAACCTGGGTCTTGGGGGTCCTTGGCCCAGAAGCTGCCCAGggtggctggggcctgggtgcCTTGTGGGGTCAGGGCTGGAGGGAGTGTTTGTTTCTGCAGTTCCCACACCCATACCCAGGGGGCAGGAACACCTAGCCCCCTGGCTGCCTTTGACCTTGACCTGTCTGTCTTCTCAGGAGCCTGTTCGGTCTGAGGAAGGCCGGGACATGGCGAACCGCATCAGTGCCTTTGGCTACCTGGAGTGCTCAGCCAAGACCAAGGAGGGGGTGCGGGAGGTATTCGAAATGGCCACTCGGGCTGGCCTGCAGGTCCGCAAGAACAAGCGCCGGAGGGGCTGTCCCATTCTCTGAgacacccccgccccaggcctccCCTGCTTGCCTTCCTCCCTTCGCCGGGGTGCAGAATCCACCCTCCACTCCACTCTCCTAGGACTCCATGCTGAAGACTCCCTTTCCAGTTTCCTCCTGCCCAGGACTGCATCTGAgttccccggccccctccccctccaggtgGCCGTGACAGGCCCAGCCTTCGTGACAGGCCCAGCCTTCCGTAGGCAGAgcacctcctgctgctgctgctgctgccctgtcAGGGGGCAGGGCTCTGGCTCCCTTTGGCCTTCTCCAGAGGACGGTCACACACCAGCACTTTATGCACTTCTGGCTCCGGGGAGTGGGTCTGGAGTAAGGACTGGGGTTTCTGCTTCGGGCAGGGGCCTTGTCTTTGTACTTGGTGGGGGGCACGAATAAAGGCCACAGGCTCCAACATGTGTATGGCagtttcctgtctctctctcctggtcGCTGTCCTGGCCGCAAGCCCGAgtcccatctctctctttccaagtGGCTTGCCAGACTGGGCCCCTGCAAAGACAGGACCATGGAGTGCAGGGTGGAGTCTCACAGCAAAGGATGAGGTCATACCTGGCTCTGGGCCTGGGAGGCGGGTCGGGGGCGTGGTCTGGAGCTGGGGCTAAACTTAGAAACCTGTGGGTGGCTTCCCGGCCCACTGGGTTTCCTCCTCTGGaggtgtgggggcgggggtggggtgtgtggcaCTAAGCAGGGTGTGTCGGTCCCACCCTCTCCTGCAGGGTCAGCCTGGGGGCCCAGGAACCTGGGGCAGGCGCAGAAGAGACACTCTTGAGGCTTTTGCATAGAACAAAAtcttgttttcagatttttttctccctccccccttcccccaatTGTTAGCAGCTTGATGTGTCATTCTccccagcaggggagggggcggcagggcTTGGGTTGTAaactccctcccccagccttccTGTCCCTCGGAGGGGCAGCTGGCCGGGTTCTGGTTCAGGCAGGGTTCTGGTTCAGGGCCGGGCAGGAGGTTAAGGCTTGGCTGGTGTGAGAAGGCAGGCTGCCATGTCTTCAGAGCTCATTCCTCCACTCTGGCTCGACTTGCAGGGACAGGCCGCCTTGGCTCTCCCGCTCCTGGGGGAGACAGTCGTGACCATGAGGCCCTAGAATGAGAGGTGGTGTGCTTTGCCTTCCTTACCTCCTCCGCCTGCACTGTCCCCTACCTGGCccgccctggccccagccatacCTGAGGTAGAGGGGCTGAGCTTGCTCAGACCTTGGAGTAAGTTCTGTCCCTGCTGCAGGTCCAGTTTGGCAGGAAAGGGGCACCCGGTATACCCCCCGTTTTCTTTACAGAACTCCAGGAATCTGTGGGGTACAGGGATGTTTGCACCCAGGAGCTGGGCAGCCTGGCTGAGGAGGGCTGGCAGCGGCTGGAGGCCCGACCTCACTCCTGCCACATCCAAGGGTCGCTTAACCTTGGCATGGCAGTTAACTTGCAAATATAACTGGGGGTAGGGGGTTGCTGTGAAGAGGAACAGCTCTGAGGACTAGCTGAACCCTAAGCAGCTGCTTAATGAGGTTCACCTGTcccgggctgggggctgtggcctCCCAGAGGGGTAGTGGGGTGAGAATGCTCACGCTTTCCAGTCGGGGTCATGGCCCAGGAGAAGGGGGTTGCCCACTATGATGAGCAAGGCCTTGGCCCGGGTCACAGCCACGTTGAACCTCTGAAAGGAAGAAGGGGTGGGGTCACAGGAGGGAAGAGTGCCCCGGAGGGAAAGGGTCCTGCCACTCTCCAGCCCTCAAACCTTGGAGTTCACTGCCACCCCCCAGCCCTCAAACCTTGGGGTTCTTAAGGAAACCCAGATTAAAGTCCAGGTCCAGCTGCACAAAGCTCTGGCTGCTTCGCACAGTGGAGATGAGGATGACGCTGCGTTCTTGACCTTGGAATTCTTCCACGGAGCCCACctgcaggagaggagaggcagggcctgAGACCAGGTGCCTTGCCAGGGAGTTCCTGGCAACTGCTGAGATGGGGAAGGAGGGCACCCAGGGAAGAGGACAGGAGGCTGTGGAAGCTGAAACCTGAAGGAGGAAgccacaggggagggggcgggcccaGAAGGGGTTCTCAGCCAACCACAGTGCAGAGACCACAAGATCCCGGAGCAACCAACATTCCTAAAGATAATCACTGACTGGGAATGAATGCCTTTGGAAGATCCAACCCTGGGTCCTGCTCAGAATTCAAGGGAGAGGCCACTAACTGGTATAGTAGGATCACCTGAGGAGCTATAAAAAAAATACCAGTGCCCTGACTGTGCCCGCAGATAGCTGTGAGAATTGGCTGGGCGGGGCCCCGGCTCTCCAGGTGATTGGTACCTGCAGCCAGAGCTTAGAACTGCTGTCTAAGGGGAGGCGGGCTACTGAGGGTGGGCTGGGCAGGCTGGAGCTCAGACTTCAccctggggacagaggcctgATCCCGCCCCACACCTGCAAGTTGGAATCTTGGAGTGAGAGGCATGGGGTGAACCCAGTTCCATCTCAAGGCCGTGGGGGGGCAGGGACGCGGGCCAGACGggagcagcagggcaggggcGAGGTGCGAAGTACacggaaggcagggagggaacgTGCAACAGCGCGTGTCACCTTCAGGTCCTTGATGTCATCCAGTCCCCGAAGTTCCCTGTCAAGTTTGGTGATGCAGTACCGGATCTTTTCCACCTGCAAGGAGGGAACAGGTGCTTTTCTCTCCTGCTGTTAACCCCTGTGCACAAGACAAGCGCCAAGCAGGGGGCCAGGAGGCCCAGCGGGCAGTAGAGGCTTGAGCTCCTGGCATCTCTGCATTCAGACCTGGCCGAGGAGGAGCCACCAGCAGGGGGGCCTTGCCGGAAACCAAGGAGGGCCTGACCTGCTTCCGATATGGGGAGATGACGCCCACGCTGCGGGGGCTCAGGCGAGCTTTGCCCTTCTTGGAGGAGGGGGCCAGGAGCAGCTTCAGGTAGGAAGTCACCGTGGCGGCCTCTTCAGGGTTGAAGAAGGATGGGCTGTTGCCCTCACGTTCATCCTTGCCCATGACGCCATGGAAGATGATGGGAAAgccctgggtgtggtcaggggaGACCCTCAGCCAGGCGgtccgccctcccctcccccaaacccTACCATGAAGTCAGGGGTCCCAGGCCAAGGTGGCAAAGAGGAGGAGCCACAGTCTGCCCCCAGAGCCGCCTCCTGCCAggggtggcagcctcacctgccggGGCAGACCCTCCCAGCGGCAGAAGCGCTCTCGGTCTACAATGTCCGCACAGGCCTTCAGCTCCCCATCATAATACAGCCGGTTGGGAATTTCCAGGATAGTGGGAtgggacctgggaggcaggagggggaagGAAGCGCACAGCCGAGGGCGGGATCACTCCTCCCCCCCACCTTGAGGTCCTGCTCTACATGCTCCCTGGACAACAGGACACAGTCCCGCTGGACGCCTGCCGCCAGCCCTGGCACACCACAGAGAGCAGAGCCAGCATAGAATCCAGGGGTTTCCTGGACAAAATTAAGAAAACCAAACCTTCCAAAACAGAGAATGAGAGTTAATGacacaatagctaacatttattgagttcttaGTTACAGCCCAGAACTTCCCTAAGCATTGAAAAAAACCTTTTTCTAATTCGATTTACTTAAGAGGAGGCAggtagcattgtggcacagtgggttgagccaccacctgataCTAcacctatgagcaccagtttgagcccccagctgctccacttccaatccaactccctgctaatgcacctgagaaagcagcagaagatggcccaagtgtttgagcccctgccactcaggttgAGACCTGGATGTTGTTCCAGGctccttcaacctggcccagccctgggtgctgcaattatctgaggagtgaaccagcagatggaagatttctctttcactagctctgacattcaaataaacaaataaacccctaaaaaaatagagaagaggtATCTCCtttctgttagtttactccccaaatatccacaacagccaggaactccatctgggtctcccacacatggctgttggggacctaagcacttgagtggtcatctgcttcctctcagggtacacatgaCCATGAAGCTGGGATGAAGAgtggaactgagacttgaacccaggccctctgatatgggatgcaggcatcccatatggctcaaCCATGGCACGAGACACGCACCTGTAAGCACTTTAGATGTCTGAATTCATTCACAAAAGTAAGTATATAACTCTCTAATTTGAATTACAATAGGTTTATAAAAAACTGTACTCTCATTcccttcatttttcttgtttcttcttggATAACCCAGTTACTACATCCGGGACTCGCACTAGACACTAACCAGTCCCTCCTGAAAGATAGAGAGGCCAACTGGTCCAGGGTGAAGACCACTTGCTAAGTCACACAGACAGCAAGTAGCAGCGATGGGGCTGGAAAGCAGCCCTCGTGTCTCCCAAGGCACAGTCCTGGCACAGCACGCAGCCTTGGAGTGACAGGACTGCGGGCTCCGGCCTccagcaggggctgcaggcaggacGTGAGGACGGGGGCAGAGGGGCCGAGGGTGCAGAAGGCAATACCTGTAGTTGCGCAGAAGCTTGGTTATGAACTGGGGGTTGTAGCCGTCAGGGCCCTTCTTGTACAGGGCGTTGTAGGTGAGCAGGCGCTCCAGCAGTGAGTAGCCCAGCCCATGCTTCTGGGTCAGTGGGGACCGCAGCACAGGCCCCAGCTGACGGGGGTCTCCCGCCAACACCAGCTGCCCCCCTGGATCGCCTGTTTCCTTGACTTCCATCAGCCCTGGCAGGCAAGAGTGGCGTGGGAGGACAGCAAGGTAGTGGGGGCAGCCCCGGCtccagccctagccccagccccagccagggcggCACTCCTGCAGCCCAccctgagccctcacctgctatGGCCACCAGACTCTCGGGCTCCATGCAGTGGCCGGCTTCATCGATGAAGATGTGTGTGAAGTGATCGACGGGAAACTGGGCCGAGACCAACCTGGGAGGCGTTAGGCCAGGGTCACGCCAGGGACCTGCTCTCCTCCCCAGCCTGTCGGCCCTTCATTCACACCTAGAGTTCAGACACACGCTCCCCACCTGCTGGCAGTGATGAGCGTGGTAATTAACACCCGGTACTCCTGCAGCTTCTTCTTGGCAGGAAACACGTACTCCCCCTTCTTGGCGTCCCAGTTACAGCAGGGCTGCAGATTGCAAAAAGCCGAGAACCATCAGTTTGGCTCCGCCTACTTGCACCCTCACTCTGGCTCTGGCCCCCTAGACAGTTTTATGCCTCATTTGACAGACAAGAAAACAGGGACTCAGAGAGGGGTCCTGATCCACCCAAGATAACACAGCAAAAATGCGAATCCAACTCTCCTGGTTTCCCAGTCCCGGTGTCTGCCCTGCGAGCTGGCCCACCCTATCCTTTAGCCCTCAGGCACCTTGATGTCCTCGGGTACCATGCGGATATCtctgctgggggccaggaggcGGTAGATGGAGCTGGGCAGGTGGGCCCGGAGCCGCTGGCACAGGAGGTCGGCCCCCGAGTTGGACGGAGCGCAGGCCAGGATGTGGGCTTCGGGCAGGTGCTTCACCACCTGAGGTACACATAAGTGGTGCAAGAAGCTATGACTCAGACCGGGGCAGTGCAGCATCTGCCTCCTACAGCCGAGGCAGGTCACGGCCCAAAGGCATGTCTGATTCCCGGATCCCTGCTAGTCCAAACAGCACTTTTAATGCTGGACAgttgctgctataaacataaaaGCCTATGGTGACCGAGATATGAGTGGTGACTCTCAGAGCTGTGCAGTGCCCAACCCATACAATAGTGCTCAACAGTCAAGGTGACCCTGacctcctgcctctcccaccgCCAGCTGCTCAGAAGCAGGAAATCAGAATCTGGGAAAAATTGGCTGGCACTAGGGGAGTCGAAGCGCAGGCCCCAGGTCTATGCCCTGGCCCCACCTGCTTAATGGCTTCCACCAAGGTGACGGTCTTGCCAGTGCCCGGAGGCCCAAAGATGATGTAGGGGGCTGGCCGGGTGGTGCCCCTAACAATGTGCTTCATGGCCTGTAGCTGCTCTGGATTGGACTCCAGACTTCGGTCAAACAGCCTGGCAGAGGCACAGGAACAGGAACGTGAACTTGAAGTCATCCAGTGTCCCTGATTCCACCCCCTACACCGGTCCCCACTCCAAGTAGGCATAGCGCCCCCTCGCCCGCAGTCTCACTTGAGCTTCACATCGGAGGGCAGCAGCGGGACCCCACGGGAGGCCACAGGGAAGAgcatgggccacagcagccagcgcCCCGTCAGCTCCAGGGCACGGTGCTGGACTCGCAGGGGCTGGCGGTTGAAGGTGAAGTTCACCTTGAAGGTCAGCCCATC contains:
- the RHOC gene encoding rho-related GTP-binding protein RhoC → MAAIRKKLVIVGDGACGKTCLLIVFSKDQFPEVYVPTVFENYIADIEVDGKQVELALWDTAGQEDYDRLRPLSYPDTDVILMCFSIDSPDSLENIPEKWTPEVKHFCPNVPIILVGNKKDLRHDEHTRRELAKMKQEPVRSEEGRDMANRISAFGYLECSAKTKEGVREVFEMATRAGLQVRKNKRRRGCPIL
- the MOV10 gene encoding helicase MOV-10 isoform X1; amino-acid sequence: MPSKFSCRQLRETGQSFESFLVVRGLDMETDRERLRTIYNRDFKISFGTPAPGFSSMLYGMKIANLAYVTKTRVRFFKLDRWADVRVPEKRRMKPGSEISKYHKSLLARIFYDRAEYLHGKHGVDVEVQGPHEARDGQLLIRLDLNRKEVLTLRLRNGGPKPVTLTHLFPLCRTPQFAFYMGDQELPCPLGPGECYELHVHCKTSFVGYFPATVLWELLGPGEAGSEGAGTFYIARFLAAVAHSPLAAQLKPTAPFQRTRITANPVVTTRIEEGERPDRAKGYDLELSMALGTYYPPPRLRHLLPILLQGTSVFTAPKEVAEIKAQLETSLKWRNYEMKLRLLLHLEELQMEHDIRHYDLESVPMTWDPVDQNPRLLTLQVPGVTESRPSVLRGDHLFALLSSETQQEDPVTYKGFVHKVELDRVKLSFSTSLLSRFVDGLTFKVNFTFNRQPLRVQHRALELTGRWLLWPMLFPVASRGVPLLPSDVKLKLFDRSLESNPEQLQAMKHIVRGTTRPAPYIIFGPPGTGKTVTLVEAIKQVVKHLPEAHILACAPSNSGADLLCQRLRAHLPSSIYRLLAPSRDIRMVPEDIKPCCNWDAKKGEYVFPAKKKLQEYRVLITTLITASRLVSAQFPVDHFTHIFIDEAGHCMEPESLVAIAGLMEVKETGDPGGQLVLAGDPRQLGPVLRSPLTQKHGLGYSLLERLLTYNALYKKGPDGYNPQFITKLLRNYRSHPTILEIPNRLYYDGELKACADIVDRERFCRWEGLPRQGFPIIFHGVMGKDEREGNSPSFFNPEEAATVTSYLKLLLAPSSKKGKARLSPRSVGVISPYRKQVEKIRYCITKLDRELRGLDDIKDLKVGSVEEFQGQERSVILISTVRSSQSFVQLDLDFNLGFLKNPKRFNVAVTRAKALLIIVGNPLLLGHDPDWKAFLEFCKENGGYTGCPFPAKLDLQQGQNLLQGLSKLSPSTSGPHGHDCLPQERESQGGLSLQVEPEWRNEL
- the MOV10 gene encoding helicase MOV-10 isoform X3; this encodes MLYGMKIANLAYVTKTRVRFFKLDRWADVRVPEKRRMKPGSEISKYHKSLLARIFYDRAEYLHGKHGVDVEVQGPHEARDGQLLIRLDLNRKEVLTLRLRNGGPKPVTLTHLFPLCRTPQFAFYMGDQELPCPLGPGECYELHVHCKTSFVGYFPATVLWELLGPGEAGSEGAGTFYIARFLAAVAHSPLAAQLKPTAPFQRTRITANPVVTTRIEEGERPDRAKGYDLELSMALGTYYPPPRLRHLLPILLQGTSVFTAPKEVAEIKAQLETSLKWRNYEMKLRLLLHLEELQMEHDIRHYDLESVPMTWDPVDQNPRLLTLQVPGVTESRPSVLRGDHLFALLSSETQQEDPVTYKGFVHKVELDRVKLSFSTSLLSRFVDGLTFKVNFTFNRQPLRVQHRALELTGRWLLWPMLFPVASRGVPLLPSDVKLKLFDRSLESNPEQLQAMKHIVRGTTRPAPYIIFGPPGTGKTVTLVEAIKQVVKHLPEAHILACAPSNSGADLLCQRLRAHLPSSIYRLLAPSRDIRMVPEDIKPCCNWDAKKGEYVFPAKKKLQEYRVLITTLITASRLVSAQFPVDHFTHIFIDEAGHCMEPESLVAIAGLMEVKETGDPGGQLVLAGDPRQLGPVLRSPLTQKHGLGYSLLERLLTYNALYKKGPDGYNPQFITKLLRNYRSHPTILEIPNRLYYDGELKACADIVDRERFCRWEGLPRQGFPIIFHGVMGKDEREGNSPSFFNPEEAATVTSYLKLLLAPSSKKGKARLSPRSVGVISPYRKQVEKIRYCITKLDRELRGLDDIKDLKVGSVEEFQGQERSVILISTVRSSQSFVQLDLDFNLGFLKNPKRFNVAVTRAKALLIIVGNPLLLGHDPDWKAFLEFCKENGGYTGCPFPAKLDLQQGQNLLQGLSKLSPSTSGPHGHDCLPQERESQGGLSLQVEPEWRNEL
- the MOV10 gene encoding helicase MOV-10 isoform X2, with translation MPSKFSCRQLRETGQSFESFLVVRGLDMETDRERLRTIYNRDFKISFGTPAPGFSSMLYGMKIANLAYVTKTRVRFFKLDRWADVRVPEKRRMKPGSEISKYHKSLLARIFYDRAEYLHGKHGVDVEVQGPHEARDGQLLIRLDLNRKEVLTLRLRNGGPKPVTLTHLFPLCRTPQFAFYMGDQELPCPLGPGECYELHVHCKTSFVGYFPATVLWELLGPGEAGSEGAGTFYIARFLAAVAHSPLAAQLKPTAPFQRTRITANPVVTTRIEEGERPDRAKGYDLELSMALGTYYPPPRLRHLLPILLQGTSVFTAPKEVAEIKAQLETSLKWRNYEMKLRLLLHLEELQMEHDIRHYDLESVPMTWDPVDQNPRLLTLQVPGVTESRPSVLRGDHLFALLSSETQQEDPVTYKGFVHKVELDRVKLSFSTSLLSRFVDGLTFKVNFTFNRQPLRVQHRALELTGRWLLWPMLFPVASRGVPLLPSDVKLKLFDRSLESNPEQLQAMKHIVRGTTRPAPYIIFGPPGTGKTVTLVEAIKQVVKHLPEAHILACAPSNSGADLLCQRLRAHLPSSIYRLLAPSRDIRMVPEDIKPCCNWDAKKGEYVFPAKKKLQEYRVLITTLITASRLVSAQFPVDHFTHIFIDEAGHCMEPESLVAIAGLMEVKETGDPGGQLVLAGDPRQLGPVLRSPLTQKHGLGYSLLERLLTYNALYKKGPDGYNPQFITKLLRNYRSHPTILEIPNRLYYDGELKACADIVDRERFCRWEGLPRQGFPIIFHGVMGKDEREGNSPSFFNPEEAATVTSYLKLLLAPSSKKGKARLSPRSVGVISPYRKQVEKIRYCITKLDRELRGLDDIKDLKVGSVEEFQGQERSVILISTVRSSQSFVQLDLDFNLGFLKNPKRFNVAVTRAKALLIIVGNPLLLGHDPDWKAFLEFCKENGGYTGCPFPAKLDLQQGQNLLQGLSKLSPSTSGAGEPRRPVPASRARVEE